The genome window GCAGCCATCCGGAAACCCGCAGCGTTCGTGGTGCTAACCAGTGTCGTATGGCGCTGCACAGGCAGGAACAGAGCAATGTTGTCATCGTTTCATCGGTCATTGATAACCTGGTGAAAGGAGCTGCAGGCCAAGCGGTGCAGAACATGAATATCATGTTTGGCCTGCCGGAAACGCTCGGGCTGGAAGCCCCGGCACTGCTTCCCTGAGGAGTGCCTGTGAGCGAAGAGCGCAAACCTGCGGAAGAGTATGTCGTCATCCGTCACCGGCCGGGTTACCGACTCCGGCGGAGCGCCATTCTGCTGGTGTTCACTATTGTTGCGGCGGTTGCCGGCTATGTCACCGGGCTTAGCCAGGGCGGGTTTCGTTTTTCCAGTGTTGAAGCTTCGAATGAGGTTCTGGAGGAAGAGCTGGAGACGCTCCGTGACAATTACACGGAAGCTCGCCAGAAGGTTATCAACCTGGAGCGGGGAAGAGCGATTGACGAGCAGGCGCTCGACCAGGCCCGTACTTCAATTGTTGCTCTGGAAACCCGGATTGCATCACTGAAGTCGGACCTGACTTTCTATAAAAATATCATGGCACCCTCGGAAACCAGCAAAGGCCTTCAAGTGGACAGTTTCACGCTGGGTAGCGATCGACAGCCCAGGGCGTACGACTTCAAGTTTGTGCTCACTCAGGTGGGCAATAACAAGAGCTATATTGCAGGCCTGGTGGCGGTGAATGTCATAGGCCTGCGTGACGAAGAGAGAGAAGTCATCGCTTTGCGTGACCTGTCTGAGGAAATTGAAGACCTCGGTGTAAAGTTCCGCTTCCGTTATTTTCAGGATGTGGAAGGTACACTGGTGCTGCCCGAAGACTTTGAGCCGCTGGAAATTCAGGTGGTGGCTCAGGCCGAGGGACAAAAATCCTCTCAGGCAGAACGAACATTTGACTGGGATGACTTAACGGAGAATTGAAATGCTTGGTAAGAAGAAGCAGAAACCCCGCCGCCCTACAGGCCACTTTGACACATTGATTTCCTCTCGCACGACAGTAGAAGGGGATGTTCACTTTTCAGGTGGCTTGCATGTGGATGGCCGGGTGCGCGGCAAGGTCGCGGCTGAAGAGGGAAGTGATGCGGTGCTCCGGATTTCGGAGGTTGGCGAGGTTTCTGGCGATATTGTTGCTCCTCATGTCGTCATAAACGGGACGGTGCATGGTGATGTATACGCATCGGCGCATCTTGAGTTGGCCGAGAAAGCCTCCATTAACGGCAATGTCTATTACAACCTTATCGAAATGGCGATGGGAGCTTCGGTCAATGGCAACCTGGTGCATCAAAGGGAGCCGGTGGGGTTGCTGACCAGAGACAATCGTGGCGAAAAGCCCCAAGCTAATTTGGCTGATCAGCCTGCCACCGAACTGAGTGCAGATGTTGAGGGTGGTGGAAAGTCCGAATAGTTGATTGTTTTAGTCAGGAATACCATAATCACTTAAGTTGTTCACAGGTAATCCGGAGGCGAACTTGAGTGTAGTTCAGCAACAGATGGTCGCGCCGCTGTTTTTCAGCGACAGTGCCGTTGCCAAGGTGCGTGAGTTGATTGAGGAAGAAGGCAATGCCGATCTCAAGCTGCGTGTCTTTGTGACAGGGGGCGGCTGCTCCGGTTTTCAGTATGGTTTCTCATTTGATGAGGCCCAGGATGAAGAAGACACGGTGATTGAGCGGGATGGGGTAAGTCTGCTGGTGGATCCCATGAGCTATCAGTATCTGGTCGGAGCTACCATTGATTACCAGGAAGGTCTCCAGGGGTCTCAATTCGTGGTTCAGAACCCGAATGCCAGCTCAACCTGTGGATGCGGTAGTTCGTTCTCGATCTGATCGGGGGCAATTCGAAAAAAGGAGAGCTAACTGCTCTCCTTTTTTTATGGGTATTCAAAATCAGGCCGGGTAAATGGCCCCGAGTATGCGAGGGCCGCGTGCGCCGGTTACCTCTGGAAGGTTGCCGGCACTCCCGCCAAGGGTCTGCTGGGCCAGCCATGCAAAAGCCACGGGCTCGACCCACTGGGGATCCAGGCCGAGTTCTGAAGTGATCAGGAGTTGAGTGGAGCCCAGTGCTTTTTCCAGTTCGCTCATCAGAAGAGGATTTCTGGTACCTCCCCCGCATGCATATACGTTCATTGCCGAAGTCTGAGGTAACTGGCGAACGATGCTTGTGATGGTTAGCTGCAAGAGCGTCCGTTGGACGTCTTCTGCCCGAAGATCCGGATGACGCTGGACCTGGGTTTTCACCCAATCGAGATTGAACCTTTCCTTGCCGGTGCTCTTCGGAGCGGGTTTCGCAAAATAGGCATCTGAGAGCATATCGTCCAACAGGGATTGGTCGACCATGCCCTCTTGTGCCCAATGACCATCGCTGTCAAAAGGCATGCCGGTCTGGTCGAGGCACCAGGCATCCATCAAGGCATTGGCGGGCCCGGTATCAAAGCCCGTTACCGGCTGACCGGAGGTTCCGGGGATCCAGGTGATGTTGGCAATGCCGCCCAGGTTCAGGATGCACCGGTCTTCTCTGGTTGAGCCAAAGAACGCTTTATGGAATGCCGGTACCAGTGGTGCACCCTGTCCACCTGCGGCCATATCCCGTCGCCGGAAGTCTGCGACCGTTGTCACGCCAGTCTTCTCGGCGATGATGGCCGGGTTGCCTATCTGGATCGAAAAAGGAGAAGAACCTGAGGGTTGGTGTCGAATAGTCTGGCCGTGGCTACCAATGGCGCGGATGGAAGAGACGGGAATGGCCGCCTCTTTAATGACGGCGCTGGCGGCCTCGGCAAAGAGGGAACCCGTCATAGTGTCCAGTTCGCCTACTTCGTCTGGTGTCCCCTGATTCTGGCTTACTGACAGGAGACGCAACCGCAAGGCATCAGGATAGCTCAGGGTTTTGGTAGTGTGAACCTGGATCTTGCTGTCGCGAAAGGAAACCAGCACGGCATCGATGCCATCCATGCTGGTACCGGACATCAGGCCGACCCAGGCTTCCATCAAGATTACTCGCCCTGCGCGAGAACGAGCTGGTTGTGGCTGTCCCGGAACACGTCAAACTGTGCCAGACGCTGTTCGGTGGCTCCTTTGAAGCGGGCCATTTCCGAAGCGGGTACCGGCTTGGCGTCCGGTAGTTTTACCTTGCGCGAGTTGCGCGGCGTGCCGTTGACCCGGAATTCGTAATGCAGGTGAGCACCGGTCACCATGCCTGAGGATCCCACATATCCGATGGTCTCCCCCTGCTTGACTCGGGTGCCGTTCTTGATGCCCTTGCCCAGGCGGCTCATGTGAGCGTAAAGCGTTGATATGTTGTCGCCATGCTGAAGTACGACGGTGCGGCCATAACCGCCCTTCCAGCCGGCGAAACGAACACGCCCCGTACCTGCGGCCTTGATAGGTGTCCCCGTCGGTGCCCCATAGTCCGTGCCTTCGTGGGGGCGAACAACGCCCAGCACCGGGTGGCGACGCTGAAGGTTGAATGGCGATGAAACCCGGGCATTGATCGGTGTGCGCAGGAACGCCTTGCGCATGCTCTTGCCGTCAGGAGAGTAGTAGTCGCTGTCACCTTTGCTGTCTGTATAGAGCAGGGCTACGTTTTCATCGCCTTGATTTATGAACCGGGCAGACAGTATGCGACCGGTATCAAATTTTTCACCGTCCAGATAAAGCTCTTCATAGACAACTTCAAAACGGTCACCCTTACGGACATCGTATACAAAGTCGATGGCCCAACCGAAAATACCAGCGAGCTTCATAGTCAGGCGGTCGTTCAGACCGGCCTCGCGTGCGGAGAGATAAAGGGAGCCATCAATGACACCGGATGCGAAGGTCGGACGTGCTTCCGGCTCCCGCATAACGGTTTGACCGGAAAAGCCGTCTTCGGTCTTTTCGATCTTCAGGGATTCAAGCAGGCTCCGCTGAAGTTCAACCGCTTCCAGGTCGCCGGTGTCAGACGTTGCAAACCTGATGGTTTCTCCTGCGTAAAGGCGCTGTAATTTGTCGGCTTCGCCTTCACCATGAATAACAGAAAGCATGATGCCGTCATTGAACCCGGCTTCCTTAAACAGGGAGGAGAGCGTATCGCCGGAATTCACGTCGAGCGTCTGCCAGTCGAGCTCGGGGGCTGCGGGAACGGCCGGCTGGGCCGGAGCTTCAAGCTTCGCCTGCAGTTGTCCCTCATTCTCGACCGGGGTCTGTTCTTCCGTCGCTGCCTGGGCTGGCGCCTCAGGGTTTGACTGCTGTATCTTGCCCTGTCCGGAAACCGTACCTTCTTCAAGGTCCAGCGTGTAGGACATGCGCTTGGCTTCAACGTCAGCGCTGGGGCTCATTAGAATAGCTGCAGTCACTACAACGGTAGCAGCGGCGGCAATGGTAATGTGTGATTTGGGAAACATTTTTAGCACGTATCGCACCCGTTTTAATCGGCATTCCGGCAGGTTGAACTACCTAATTAAAGCTGTTGTTCAAGTATAGACCAACAGATTACCGTATAAAATGCATGCGGGACAGCGTGGAACATTACGGTTACTGTTCCATCCTCCGGATTTCTGCTGGCAGCATTGTTATAATACGCCGCCCTGTTCGCTTGGTGGTGTTTAAAAAATAACCGAGTCTACTTTATCAGGGTGGCGGGTAACTCTCACAGAATTCTTTTGTAGAAGTCTGTAACCGAAAGAATCTATCAAGATCAAAACTGGGGACGTGTTGTTCATGGCATCTATTGATGAGGCGTTGGCCGTAATCAAACGCGGCGTTGACGAACTGATTCCTGAAGACGAGTTGATTAGTAAATTAAAGGAGGGGCGGCCCCTCCGTATCAAGGCGGGCTTCGATCCTACGGCTCCGGATCTCCACCTTGGGCATACTGTCCTTATTAACAAGCTTAGACAGTTCCAGGATCTTGGTCATGAGGTGATTTTCCTGATCGGTGATTTCACCGGGATGATTGGTGACCCCACAGGCAAGAGTGCCACGCGTCCGCCGTTGACTGAGCAGCAGGTTGCTGAAAACGCCGTCAGCTATAAAGAGCAGGTCTTTAAAATCCTGGACCCGGAAAAAACGCGCGTCGTATTCAATTCCGAGTGGATGAGCAAGCTGACAGCCGCAGACATGATCAAGCTGGCGGGTCAGTATACCGTTGCCCGGATGCTTGAGCGGGATGACTTTACCAAGCGGTATCGGGCTGAGCAGGCTATTGCCATTCATGAGTTCCTCTACCCGCTGGTGCAGGGTTATGACTCAGTGGCGCTCGAAGCAGACGTTGAGCTCGGTGGTACAGATCAGAAATTCAATCTGCTCATGGGGCGGATTCTCCAGAAGCATTACAGTCAGTCACCCCAGGTGATTCTGACGATGCCTATCCTGGAAGGTCTGGATGGCGTGCAGAAAATGTCCAAGTCCCTGGGCAATTATGTGGGTGTGAACGATGCCCCCGGAGAAATGTACACCAAGCTTCTCTCTATGCCCGACGATCTGTTATGGCGTTATTTCGAGCTTCTCAGTCTCCGCCCCTTGGCGGAAGTGGCTGAGTTTCGCAAGGAAGTAGAGGGTGGGGCGAACCCGCAGGACTATAAGAAGCTGTTGGCGGAAGAGATAATTACCAGGTTCCACGATGAGGAGTCGGCAAAGACGGCGCACAAGTCTGCTGGCAACCGGGTTGCGCTTGGGGAGATTCCGGATAATGTCCCGACAGTAGAGGTGCCGCTGGAAGGTCAGCCTGAAATGGTCATGGCGTCCGTCTTGCGCCTGGCAGGTTTGGTAAAGAATGGAGCGGCCGCGCGGGACGTCCTTGGTCGTGGCGCAGTGTTTGTTGACGGTCAGAAGTTTGAGGGGGATCGTGTCTTTGTTAAGGGTGATGAGTGCGTCATCCAGGCAGGTAAAAAGAAGATTGCCCGGGTTTTGATTACTGCGTGACCGATTTCCGGCGATTTTGAGCTTTTTCCAGAATCGCCGTTGACACCTCTGGGCAGGTCTGTAGAATGCGCATCTCTTCTGAGGGACAAGCCACTGACACAGCGGTTTGCCGAGGGAGTAACTGCTTGAAAGCGCTGAAGAAATTGAGTTTCAAAATTCTTCAGAAAGCGGTTGACAGGAAAGCGATTCGCTGTAGAATGCGCCCCTCGAGACAAGCAGTAAGCCGGTTCATTTTTCGGCGGTTTCCGGAGACGGAAAGCAAGGAAAAAGAAACGGTTGACAAGGCGGCGGTTCGATGTAGAATACGCGGCCTTGATTGAGCAACAGCTCAAACGCTCTTTAAAAAATTGACCAAGTAATTCGTGTGGGCGCTGGCCGAGGTATTTCGGATATGAAATATCAGGACAGTGACTCGTCGAAATTGAGTTTTGTCTTGAGCAAGATTAAAGATCTTCGGATCTTGTATGATTTAAACTGAAGAGTTTGATCATGGCTCAGATTGAACGCTGGCGGCAGGCTTAACACATGCAAGTCGAGCGGTAACAGGGGTAGCTTGCTACCCGCTGACGAGCGGCGGACGGGTGAGTAATGCATAGGAAACTGCCCAGTAGTGGGGGATAGCCCGGGGAAACCCGGATTAATACCGCGTACGCCCTTCGGGGGAAAGCAGGGGATCTTCGGACCTTGCGCTATTGGATGTGCCTATGCCGGATTAGCTAGTTGGTGGGGTAAGAGCCTACCAAGGCGACGATCCGTAGCTGGTCTGAGAGGATGATCAGCCACATCGGGACTGAGACACGGCCCGAACTCCTACGGGAGGCAGCAGTGGGGAATATTGGACAATGGGGGCAACCCTGATCCAGCCATGCCGCGTGTGTGAAGAAGGCTTTCGGGTTGTAAAGCACTTTCAGTGAGGAGGAAAAGTTAGTCACTAATACTGGCTAGCCTTGACGTCACTCACAGAAGAAGCACCGGCTAACTCCGTGCCAGCAGCCGCGGTAATACGGAGGGTGCAAGCGTTAATCGGAATTACTGGGCGTAAAGCGCGCGTAGGTGGTTTGATAAGCGAGATGTGAAAGCCCCGGGCTTAACCTGGGAACGGCATTTCGAACTGTCAGGCTAGAGTGTGGTAGAGGGTAGTGGAATTTCCTGTGTAGCGGTGAAATGCGTAGATATAGGAAGGAACACCAGTGGCGAAGGCGGCTACCTGGACCAACACTGACACTGAGGTGCGAAAGCGTGGGGAGCAAACAGGATTAGATACCCTGGTAGTCCACGCCGTAAACGATGTCAACTAGCCGTTGGGGATCTTGAATCCTTAGTGGCGCAGCTAACGCACTAAGTTGACCGCCTGGGGAGTACGGCCGCAAGGTTAAAACTCAAATGAATTGACGGGGGCCCGCACAAGCGGTGGAGCATGTGGTTTAATTCGACGCAACGCGAAGAACCTTACCTGGCCTTGACATGCAGAGAACTTTCCAGAGATGGATTGGTGCCTTCGGGAACTCTGACACAGGTGCTGCATGGCCGTCGTCAGCTCGTGTCGTGAGATGTTGGGTTAAGTCCCGTAACGAGCGCAACCCCTATCCCTAGTTGCTAGCAGTTCGGCTGAGAACTCTAGGGAGACTGCCGGTGACAAACCGGAGGAAGGTGGGGATGACGTCAGGTCATCATGGCCCTTACGGCCAGGGCTACACACGTGCTACAATGGTGCGCACAGAGGGCTGCAAACCCGCGAGGGGGAGCTAATCTCACAAAACGCATCGTAGTCCGGATCGGAGTCTGCAACTCGACTCCGTGAAGTCGGAATCGCTAGTAATCGTGAATCAGAATGTCACGGTGAATACGTTCCCGGGCCTTGTACACACCGCCCGTCACACCATGGGAGTGGATTGCACCAGAAGTAGTTAGTCTAACCTTCGGGAGGACGATTACCACGGTGTGGTTCATGACTGGGGTGAAGTCGTAACAAGGTAGCCGTAGGGGAACCTGCGGCTGGATCACCTCCTTAAACGAAGCCGAATGCTTCGGTCAGAGTCCACACGAATTACTTGGTTGATTAATAAAGAGAGCAGATGGGTCTTTCAGGCCCGTACCATTGGGTCTGTAGCTCAGGTGGTTAGAGCGCACCCCTGATAAGGGTGAGGTCGGTGGTTCAAGTCCACCCAGACCCACCAAAATTGCTCAACTCCTGGAGTTGAACGATTTGAGGTAGCTTAAATGGGGCTATAGCTCAGCTGGGAGAGCGCCTGCCTTGCACGCAGGAGGTCGGCAGTTCGATCCTGCCTAGCTCCACCAAAATTTACTGGCTAACTTCGGTTAGCAGTGTCCAGAAACAAGCATTTCATCACGACGATAGAGTTGTTGGATGAAGTTCTTCTTTCTGATCACTGGGTCAGATTTGCTCTTTAACAAATTGGACGAGATAGAACACGATTAATGGATTCCATTATCTCCGGAATTCATTGATCAGAGTGATAACGATTTCAAGCGTTATCCGGTGTTGTCGTTGAAGTGGTTGTTATATCACTTCAAGAGACTGTCTCGAAATAACTCGCGCATCGGGCTTGCCCGGTGAGTGGTGTTGCTTCGAAGAACAGTTGTCTTGGGGTTATATAGTCAAGCAACTAAGCGCATACGGTGGATGCCTTGGCAGTCAGAGGCGATGAAAGACGTGGAAGCCTGCGATAAGGTTCGGGGAGCTGGCAAACGAGCTGTGATCCGGACATTTCTGAATGGGGAAACCCACCTGGTTTCGGCCAGGTACCTTGCACTGAATACATAGGTGTAAGGGGCGAACCGGGGGAACTGAAACATCTAAGTACCCCGAGGAAAAGAAATCAACCGAGATTCCCTAAGTAGCGGCGAGCGAACGGGGATTAGCCCTTAAGCTAAACAACTGGTAGGAGAAGGCTCTGGAAAGTGCCGTCATAGTGGGTGATAGCCCCGTATCCGAAACCTGAGTTTAGTGAAATCGAGTAGAACGGGACACGTGATATCCTGTTTGAATATGGGGGGACCATCCTCCAAGGCTAAATACTCCTGACTGACCGATAGTGAACCAGTACCGTGAGGGAAAGGCGAAAAGAACCCCTGTGAGGGGAGTGAAATAGATCCTGAAACCGTATGCGTACAAGCAGTCGGAGCAGACTTGTTCTGTGACGGCGTACCTTTTGTATAATGGGTCAGCGACTTATGTTCAGTGGCGAGGTTAACCGTTTAGGGGAGCCGTAGGGAAACCGAGTCTGAATAGGGCGATTTAGTCGCTGGGCATAGACCCGAAACCGGGCGATCTATCCATGAGCAGGTTGAAGGTTGAGTAACATCAACTGGAGGACCGAACCCACTGTCGTTGAAAAGCCAGGGGATGACTTGTGGATCGGAGTGAAAGGCTAATCAAGCCCGGAGATAGCTGGTTCTCCCCGAAAGCTATTTAGGTAGCGCCTCGGACGAATACCACAGGGGGTAGAGCACTGTCTCGGCTAGGGGGTCATCCCGACTTACCAACCCGATGCAAACTCCGAATACCTGTGAGTACTATCCGGGAGACACACGGTGGGTGCTAACGTCCATCGTGAAGAGGGAAACAACCCAGACCGCCAGCTAAGGTCCCCAAGTACCAGTTAAGTGGGAAACGATGTGGGAAGGCTCAGACAGCTAGGAGGTTGGCTTAGAAGCAGCCATCCTTTAAAGAAAGCGTAATAGCTCACTAGTCGAGTCGGCCTGCGCGGAAGATGTAACGGGGCTCAAACTGGTCACCGAAGCTGCGGCTGCATACTTTGTATGCGGGGTAGGGGAGCGTTCTGTAAGCCTGCGAAGGTGTGTTGAGAAGCATGCTGGAGGTATCAGAAGTGCGAATGCTGACATGAGTAACGACAATGCGGGTGAAAAACCCGCACGCCGGAAGACCAAGGGTTCCTGCGCAACGCTAATCGGCGCAGGGTGAGTCGGCCCCTAAGGCGAGACCGAAAGGTGTAGTCGATGGGAAACGGGTTAATATTCCCGTACCTTGGATAGCTGCGATGGAGAGACGGAGAAGGCTAGGTAAGCCGGGCGACGGTTGTCCCGGTTTAAGCGTGTAGGGAGTGGGATTAGGTAAATCCGGTTCCACAATTCTGAGACGCGACGACGACTGCCCTTTTAGGGCGGGAAGTTATTGATGCCCTGCTTCCAGGAAAATCTTCTAAGCTTCAGGCTATTCGAGACCGTACCCCAAACCGACACAGGTGGTCAGGTAGAGAATACCAAGGCGCTTGAGAGAACTCGGGTAAAGGAACTAGGCAAAATGGTGCCGTAACTTCGGGAGAAGGCACGCCGGTGGTATGTGACGCCCCTCGCGGGTTGAGCAGAAGCCGGTCGAAGATACCAGGCCCCTGCGACTGTTTATTAAAAACACAGCACTGTGCAAACACGAAAGTGGACGTATACGGTGTGACGCCTGCCCGGTGCCGGAAGGTTAATTGATGGGGTTAGCATTCGTGCGAAGCTCTTGATCGAAGCCCCGGTAAACGGCGGCCGTAACTATAACGGTCCTAAGGTAGCGAAATTCCTTGTCGGGTAAGTTCCGACCTGCACGAATGGCGTAACGATGGGGGCGCTGTCTCTACCCGAGACTCAGTGAAATTGAAATCGCCGTGAAGATGCGGTGTATCCGCGGCTAGACGGAAAGACCCCGTGAACCTTTACTATAGCTTCACAGTGAACTTTGAGCATGTTTGTGTAGGATAGCTGGGAGGCTTTGAAGCGATGACGCCAGTCATCGTGGAGCCAACCTTGAAATACCAGCCTGACATGTTTGAGGTTCTAACTTGGACCCCTTATCGGGGTTGAGGACACTGTGTGGTGGGTAGTTTGACTGGGGCGGTCTCCTCCCAAAGCGTAACGGAGGAGCACAAAGGTGGGCTAAGCATGGTCGGACATCATGCGGTTAGTGTAATGGCACAAGCCCGCTTAACTGCGAGACAGACACGTCGAGCAGGTACGAAAGTAGGTCATAGTGATCCGGTGGTTCTGTATGGAAGGGCCATCGCTCAACGGATAAAAGGTACTCCGGGGATAACAGGCTGATACCGCCCAAGAGTTCACATCGACGGCGGTGTTTGGCACCTCGATGTCGGCTCATCACATCCTGGGGCTGAAGCCGGTCCCAAGGGTATGGCTGTTCGCCATTTAAAGTGGTACGCGAGCTGGGTTTAGAACGTCGTGAGACAGTTCGGTCCCTATCTGCCGTGGACGTTGGAGATTTGAGGAAAGCTGCTCCTAGTACGAGAGGACCGGAGTGGACGAACCGCTGGTGTTCGGGTTGTGTCGCCAGACGCATTGCCCGGTAGCTATGTTCGGATAGGATAACCGCTGAAAGCATCTAAGCGGGAAGCCCCTTCCAAGATGAGATCTCCCTGGACCTTCGAGGTCCCTGAAGAGCCGTTCAAGACCAGGACGTTGATAGGTCGGGTGTGTAAGCGCTGCGAGGCGTTGAGCTAACCGATACTAATTGCTCGTGCGGCTTGACTATATAACACCCAAGACAATTGCGGATAACGCAAAGCACCAACGAAATCAGCATCACTCAGTTCCATCTCGTCCCCCAGTGATCAACCGATTTGTCTGACGACCATAGCGGCTTGGAACCACCTGATCCCATCCCGAACTCAGAAGTGAAACAGGCCTGCGCCGATGGTAGTGTGGCATTGCCCATGTGAGAGTAGGTCATCGTCAGACTCTTAATACCTGAAAACCCCAGCTTCTTCGAAGCTGGGGTTTTTTATTGCCTGAAAAAAAGTGGTGAATTCCCGCCCGGTTTCCGCCTGGGTAAGCCCTGGGATGGATCTCGACGTTCAGGCCAACGCCGATGTGTTGGCGATGGGCTGTTATATTCGTGATGGTGCAAAGGTGGATGGCAACATCCGGGCGCTGCGGCGTACTACCGGGGCATGCAGGGTAAACAACTTTGTTTTTTTTGCTCTCCTGGTGTTTAATCCGGCGGTACTCATTCTGCTGGCCGGACTAACTCTAATGAAATCCAAAGCACTCATCACCTTGCTCAGTGACGGACAGGTCCATTCCGGAGAATCTCTTGCGGGACAGCTTGGTGTCAGCCGGACTGCCGTCTGGAAGCAAATTCGCCGTGCGATGGCCGATGGTTTCAAGATAGAGACCATTCGCGGCCGGGGTTATCAGCTGATTTCCCGCGTCGACCTGCTGGACTACGATGCGGTTTTGAGTCAGCTCGATCCGACGCTCCGGCCTGACTTGGCCCTGAGGGTGCTCGATGACGTGGACTCCACCAATGCCGAGGTCCTTCGCCAGATTGCGGAGGGCGGTAAGGGGCTTCCGGTAACCATTGCAGACTGCCAGACGGCAGGCCGTGGCCGCAGAGGTCGAACCTGGCGCAGTCCCCGCGGCGAAAACCTGTACCTCAGTATGGGATTGACGTTTCATGGCGGATTTGCGGTTCTTGATGGTCTCAGTCTGGCTTTGGGGGTTGCTGTCGCAAACGCCCTCGAACAGCTGGGCGCCGCAGATATTGGTTTGAAATGGCCGAACGACATCTTTCTCCCCACAGGCAAACTGGGCGGTATTCTTGTTGAATTACAAGGCGAACTACAAGAGGGTGTGGTCCAGGTAGTCGCCGGCATCGGAATTAACGTTCATATGTCAGAAGCAGAGGGCGTGGATCAGCCGTGGAGCAGTCTTGGATCTGCATACCCTGGCATTGAATGGTCCCGAAACCAGGTTGCCGGGGCAGTGATTAGTGCAGTGCTTGATGCTGCACGACTCTTCTCCGATCGGGGCTTTCGCGATTTCCGTGGTCCCTGGCAGAAAAGGGACATCTTCAGCGGGAAGCTTGTCCAGGCAAGAGGTGGTGAAATTAACGGCACGGGTTGCGGCGTTGATGAAAACGGTAACTACCTGCTTCGTACCGAACAGGGGGTGGTTCCAGTGAGAGCTGGTGAGATCAGCCTGCGGGTTGCTTCATGAGATTGTTGGTTGACGCAGGAAATTCTCGTCTGAAGTGGCGCCTCGAGCAATCCG of Marinobacter sediminum contains these proteins:
- a CDS encoding DUF6776 family protein; this encodes MSEERKPAEEYVVIRHRPGYRLRRSAILLVFTIVAAVAGYVTGLSQGGFRFSSVEASNEVLEEELETLRDNYTEARQKVINLERGRAIDEQALDQARTSIVALETRIASLKSDLTFYKNIMAPSETSKGLQVDSFTLGSDRQPRAYDFKFVLTQVGNNKSYIAGLVAVNVIGLRDEEREVIALRDLSEEIEDLGVKFRFRYFQDVEGTLVLPEDFEPLEIQVVAQAEGQKSSQAERTFDWDDLTEN
- a CDS encoding bactofilin family protein; translated protein: MLGKKKQKPRRPTGHFDTLISSRTTVEGDVHFSGGLHVDGRVRGKVAAEEGSDAVLRISEVGEVSGDIVAPHVVINGTVHGDVYASAHLELAEKASINGNVYYNLIEMAMGASVNGNLVHQREPVGLLTRDNRGEKPQANLADQPATELSADVEGGGKSE
- the erpA gene encoding iron-sulfur cluster insertion protein ErpA; the encoded protein is MVAPLFFSDSAVAKVRELIEEEGNADLKLRVFVTGGGCSGFQYGFSFDEAQDEEDTVIERDGVSLLVDPMSYQYLVGATIDYQEGLQGSQFVVQNPNASSTCGCGSSFSI
- a CDS encoding anhydro-N-acetylmuramic acid kinase codes for the protein MEAWVGLMSGTSMDGIDAVLVSFRDSKIQVHTTKTLSYPDALRLRLLSVSQNQGTPDEVGELDTMTGSLFAEAASAVIKEAAIPVSSIRAIGSHGQTIRHQPSGSSPFSIQIGNPAIIAEKTGVTTVADFRRRDMAAGGQGAPLVPAFHKAFFGSTREDRCILNLGGIANITWIPGTSGQPVTGFDTGPANALMDAWCLDQTGMPFDSDGHWAQEGMVDQSLLDDMLSDAYFAKPAPKSTGKERFNLDWVKTQVQRHPDLRAEDVQRTLLQLTITSIVRQLPQTSAMNVYACGGGTRNPLLMSELEKALGSTQLLITSELGLDPQWVEPVAFAWLAQQTLGGSAGNLPEVTGARGPRILGAIYPA
- a CDS encoding peptidoglycan DD-metalloendopeptidase family protein; protein product: MLKMFPKSHITIAAAATVVVTAAILMSPSADVEAKRMSYTLDLEEGTVSGQGKIQQSNPEAPAQAATEEQTPVENEGQLQAKLEAPAQPAVPAAPELDWQTLDVNSGDTLSSLFKEAGFNDGIMLSVIHGEGEADKLQRLYAGETIRFATSDTGDLEAVELQRSLLESLKIEKTEDGFSGQTVMREPEARPTFASGVIDGSLYLSAREAGLNDRLTMKLAGIFGWAIDFVYDVRKGDRFEVVYEELYLDGEKFDTGRILSARFINQGDENVALLYTDSKGDSDYYSPDGKSMRKAFLRTPINARVSSPFNLQRRHPVLGVVRPHEGTDYGAPTGTPIKAAGTGRVRFAGWKGGYGRTVVLQHGDNISTLYAHMSRLGKGIKNGTRVKQGETIGYVGSSGMVTGAHLHYEFRVNGTPRNSRKVKLPDAKPVPASEMARFKGATEQRLAQFDVFRDSHNQLVLAQGE
- the tyrS gene encoding tyrosine--tRNA ligase; the protein is MASIDEALAVIKRGVDELIPEDELISKLKEGRPLRIKAGFDPTAPDLHLGHTVLINKLRQFQDLGHEVIFLIGDFTGMIGDPTGKSATRPPLTEQQVAENAVSYKEQVFKILDPEKTRVVFNSEWMSKLTAADMIKLAGQYTVARMLERDDFTKRYRAEQAIAIHEFLYPLVQGYDSVALEADVELGGTDQKFNLLMGRILQKHYSQSPQVILTMPILEGLDGVQKMSKSLGNYVGVNDAPGEMYTKLLSMPDDLLWRYFELLSLRPLAEVAEFRKEVEGGANPQDYKKLLAEEIITRFHDEESAKTAHKSAGNRVALGEIPDNVPTVEVPLEGQPEMVMASVLRLAGLVKNGAAARDVLGRGAVFVDGQKFEGDRVFVKGDECVIQAGKKKIARVLITA
- a CDS encoding biotin--[acetyl-CoA-carboxylase] ligase, which gives rise to MKSKALITLLSDGQVHSGESLAGQLGVSRTAVWKQIRRAMADGFKIETIRGRGYQLISRVDLLDYDAVLSQLDPTLRPDLALRVLDDVDSTNAEVLRQIAEGGKGLPVTIADCQTAGRGRRGRTWRSPRGENLYLSMGLTFHGGFAVLDGLSLALGVAVANALEQLGAADIGLKWPNDIFLPTGKLGGILVELQGELQEGVVQVVAGIGINVHMSEAEGVDQPWSSLGSAYPGIEWSRNQVAGAVISAVLDAARLFSDRGFRDFRGPWQKRDIFSGKLVQARGGEINGTGCGVDENGNYLLRTEQGVVPVRAGEISLRVAS